Within the Senegalia massiliensis genome, the region TATTTTACTCCATCCTTAATCATTAAAAATTGTTCTTTATTAATGTCATATTTATATAATTTATAAGAATTAATTTTAACATTGTCTTTATTAAAATATATATCAATATCAGTATTTCTAGCATTAATATTATTAGAAGTAAATTCCACTCCAAGATTATATTTATTTTCTATAGCTAAATCTATATTATCATAATTATAAGAAATATTGTTATTATAAAATAATCCCATGTCTTCTATTTTAATATTATTTCTAAAATTTTCTATTCTTACTTGTGTTGGAGGTATAGTGAATTTTGAAATAACACTAGGATCTTTAAGACTCTCAAATGAAATTTCACTATTATTGTTTGGTAAATTATATGTTCCTCTTTTACTAGATTTAAATTTAATATTAAAAGTAATAGGTGTAGCTTTATAGTAATCACCTAATAATTTATATACTAGTCGTTGATTTAATGAGCCTGTAATCCTTCCATCTTCATAGCTAAGTCCTAACTCCCTAAAATTTTGATCTTCAATAACTTTAATTTCTGAAGGTATTTTATAATTAATGTCTATTATCCTTTCAATTGAACCTATTTTATTATTTCCAACAGGATAATTAGATTTTTTAAGTTCTATAACATCATAATTACTATCTACAGCTAAAACGTATGCATAAAATTCACCATTCAGATAATCTTCACTGTTTTCAATAGGCAGATCATTTAATTCAAAAAGAGGTATTTGATTGTTATGGAAATAAGTTTTATCTTCTAGTTTATTTTTATTTTTATAATAAGATTGAAGAGGAACACCATTCCCATTTTTATTAGAATATTTTTGAATATCTAAGTTATTAAGTTTATTTTTGACTTCATCATATGATTTTGATGAATACAATAAAAAAATATCTTCTAAATCATCATAATTATAATGGTTATTGTTTAAAGTATAACTAGCTCCAAATTTATTTAACTTTGGATTTTCATTAAGTTTTATAATTTCTACATTATTAATTAGTCCACTATTATCATCAATTAAATCTTTTTTAATGTTATTAGGGGTTATAGTATAGTTTATTTCTATTTCTTCATCAGTTAAATAGTAATCTCCTATCAAATTTATTAAAGTGCTTTTTATATCTAACTTTACTATTTCTTTTATATTAGAATTTGTAATTTTATCTGCTAATATTATTAATGGAGATATTGATGTAGATATTATTATAAAAATTATTAGTAATTTCTTCTTCTTCATTTTCAAACCTCCATATTTCTAAAATATATACTAGTTTTAATAGGTTTTATATCATATCTTTCCTTTGTATAAATTGTAAAAGATATTCCTTTTTGATTATCTAATTCATCTAAAATTGGTTCTATGGTTATTTTATTTATATAAAAAGATATTTCCATATTAGCAGATGTTTCAGTAATATTATTCATATTTTTACGAATATGACCATAAACTAACTTATTGCTTTTTAATGCAAATATTTTTCTATTATATTCATATCTATCTCTTGTTTCAAGTAAAGTTGAAAAAATAATATATTTTATTTCAATTTCTTTATTTTTATATTTTTTTAATTCTTCTATATTAATTTTATTTCGATTTATATCTTTTATTTCTAATATTCCTTTTGTTTCAATAACTTCTCTAGACATAAATTCCACTGCTGTTCTCATATTCTGCTGAACTTCTATCTTTTTTTGATTTCTTTCAAAATTTTTTATATTTGTTATAAATATTGAAAATACCATAGTTGAAACTATTCCAATTATCCCTAATACTAAAAGTAATTCTATAAGAGTAAACCCCTTTTTATTTATCATAATTTATCTTCCATTCACTTAATTTTATTATAGAATTTATATCATAATTTATTTCTTCAGAAGGAACTAGTTTTTCATATGCTATTATTTTCTTTTTTTCAATATTGTCATATTGTTTAAATAAATTTTTAGTAAGCTTTTCATTTTGCGCAAGTAATTTAAATACATAATTTTCATTACTAGTAACCTTTAAATTACTTCCAGAATTAAAATTAAGATCGTATCCAGATATAACAGTTCCATTAATATTTGTATTATTATATATAGCCATTTCTCCACCTGAAATTAATATCCCTTTAAAATTTAATTTATTATTTATGGCTATACTACCTCCTGCTATCATTATTCCATCAAAGTCTAAATCACTATTTATTGCTATACTACCAGAAGCTATCATTATTCCTTTAAACTTAGATTTATTCTGTATATCTATAGACCCATTAACAACATTTACCTTCCCTGTTTCACTTTCAAATTCTTCATTTATTAAATATGGAATATATTTAAATCTATCTATCACTCCATTATTTAAAGTACCTATTAATTCATCTGCTTTTTCTTTAATAACCTGTACTTGTGTACCATTTGGAATATTAGGTTCAATTGCTAAACCTTGATTTAATAATATACCTTTACTTAGTGAATTTTTAGGTATTTGTATACTTTGTCCTAAATTTAATTTAGTATGATTTTTATTTGATTCAGAATAAAATCTTTCTATTTTTTCATCTAAATTATTTGTTTTTAATAATACCAAAGGGTTATAATAGTCAAATGTATCATTTTCATTAGAAAATTTTTCAGTATAAATTTCATAATTTTTCTTTATAGAAACTGATTCACCAGTCTGATAATTTGGTTTTGTATTAATAAATGCAGTACCTAATATAGCTAAATTTTTATTAACTATTATCTTGTTGTTCTTCATAGAATCTATCACTATTGCACTCGAACTACCAGGAATATCACCATCACCATATCCAAAATAACTATTTATATTAATATCATTAATTCTTCCATTAATATTTAAATCATCACTAGTATAGAGTTCTTCTATTTTAACTAATGTATCAGTTAGATTAACATTTTTTGTAATAACTCTGCCATCTATTATGGATAACTTTCTAGAATTATTTATATTTATATTTCCAAATTTTTGTTCTTGTAAATTTTTATAATTATATTGTGGATTTACAAAAACATCACCATTTATATTAAAATTTGAAGAATCAATATTTAAATTTCTATCTACTGATATGGCATTTTTAAGCATATGATAATTTGGTATTTCTGTTATTTTTGATTCATATGAATATAAACCACTATAGTTTGGTTTTTTCAAGCTGTATATAGCACTTACTGATTGTTTTATTTGATCTTTTATATATGTGGAGGTTATTTTAACTTTATCATTGTCTTTTTCATATTCAGCAGTTATATCATAACTTTCATTTTTATTTGATTTATCTTTACTTAATTTTAGTAATTTTTCACTTAATATCTTAAAAAAAGTTAAATTATTAGAATTCCCAATCTTTTTATCTAAAAATTGATAATAACTATTTTCAAATATTTCTTCTTGTTTTTGATTTATATATGCATCATCTATATTACCCTCATCTGTTATGTAAGGACTTTTTTCTTTTTCTCTTTCTGATTCTAAATCTATTTCTAATATTTTATTTGCGTCTTTATTAGCTTCCTTTATTCCTATATGAATTGTTTTTATTAGTTCATCTTGAGCTAATTCTAACCCTGACTCTGCAAAATAAAAATTTCTTTTTAGTTTACTATTCATTATGCCTATTTTACTATTTGTAATAGCTATTGAATAAATAGTAGTACCCAATATAGAAAGTATAGCAAATATTATAATTAATGTTACAAGTGTTGATCCTTTTTTATTTTTATAAATATTTTTCATATCATCACCTATTGAACTATATTTTTATAACTTTCAATTTCCTCAATTAATTCTCTTTTAGGATCATTTATATCGCCTTTATATACTTTAATATTTACTTTATACAAAACAGATTTAGACTTTTGACTACTATAATTTTTATAAATTTTTATAGGACCTAATTTGTTTAGAATGGAGATTTTTTGATCTTTTTCTGTATATATTTTTAATAATTTAATAGACTCATTTAAAGCTTCTATTTTTACTGTTTTTTCTTTGTTTAAATTATTATCCCTTATAAATATAGCAATAGATTCTTCTATAGGTTTTATTAAATTCACCGTTTGAGCTATCTCTGGATTGTTTAAATTTGTTTCAAGTATAT harbors:
- a CDS encoding PilW family protein, with translation MINKKGFTLIELLLVLGIIGIVSTMVFSIFITNIKNFERNQKKIEVQQNMRTAVEFMSREVIETKGILEIKDINRNKINIEELKKYKNKEIEIKYIIFSTLLETRDRYEYNRKIFALKSNKLVYGHIRKNMNNITETSANMEISFYINKITIEPILDELDNQKGISFTIYTKERYDIKPIKTSIYFRNMEV
- a CDS encoding pilus assembly FimT family protein yields the protein MKNIYKNKKGSTLVTLIIIFAILSILGTTIYSIAITNSKIGIMNSKLKRNFYFAESGLELAQDELIKTIHIGIKEANKDANKILEIDLESEREKEKSPYITDEGNIDDAYINQKQEEIFENSYYQFLDKKIGNSNNLTFFKILSEKLLKLSKDKSNKNESYDITAEYEKDNDKVKITSTYIKDQIKQSVSAIYSLKKPNYSGLYSYESKITEIPNYHMLKNAISVDRNLNIDSSNFNINGDVFVNPQYNYKNLQEQKFGNININNSRKLSIIDGRVITKNVNLTDTLVKIEELYTSDDLNINGRINDININSYFGYGDGDIPGSSSAIVIDSMKNNKIIVNKNLAILGTAFINTKPNYQTGESVSIKKNYEIYTEKFSNENDTFDYYNPLVLLKTNNLDEKIERFYSESNKNHTKLNLGQSIQIPKNSLSKGILLNQGLAIEPNIPNGTQVQVIKEKADELIGTLNNGVIDRFKYIPYLINEEFESETGKVNVVNGSIDIQNKSKFKGIMIASGSIAINSDLDFDGIMIAGGSIAINNKLNFKGILISGGEMAIYNNTNINGTVISGYDLNFNSGSNLKVTSNENYVFKLLAQNEKLTKNLFKQYDNIEKKKIIAYEKLVPSEEINYDINSIIKLSEWKINYDK